A window of the Deltaproteobacteria bacterium genome harbors these coding sequences:
- a CDS encoding transposase → MSSVLNVLRLLLRALASACRTRADLALEILALRQLLAAFAASGRRPRVTNADRWFWIGLRRRWARWSDVLIFVTPATVTRWHCAGLRHYWTWLSRRHRRPGLPPTDQRIRDLIRRMATENPTWGAPRIHAELRMLGIAVSERTVSRYVPRRPPPLHAVQRWRTFLRNHRDAIAAMDFFVVPTVTFRLLYVWFVISHDHRRILVVSVKRWKKDLRQFDQLMSDGIMQPSMGWGRAPDPASRRVVAA, encoded by the coding sequence ATGTCCTCCGTGCTCAACGTCCTTCGCCTGCTCCTCCGCGCCCTCGCCTCCGCCTGCCGCACCCGCGCCGACCTGGCGCTCGAGATCCTTGCCCTCCGCCAACTGCTGGCCGCCTTTGCCGCGAGCGGCCGGCGCCCGCGCGTCACCAATGCGGACCGTTGGTTCTGGATCGGCCTGCGCCGGCGCTGGGCACGCTGGTCCGACGTCCTCATCTTCGTCACGCCCGCAACCGTCACCCGGTGGCACTGCGCGGGCCTCCGTCACTACTGGACCTGGCTCTCGCGGCGACACCGCAGACCCGGGCTGCCACCAACGGACCAGCGTATCCGCGACCTGATCCGACGCATGGCGACGGAGAATCCAACCTGGGGAGCACCACGCATCCATGCGGAGCTGCGCATGCTGGGCATCGCCGTCTCGGAACGTACCGTGTCGCGCTACGTGCCTCGCCGCCCTCCGCCACTCCATGCCGTGCAGCGCTGGCGCACGTTCCTGCGCAACCACCGCGACGCGATCGCCGCCATGGATTTCTTCGTCGTCCCAACAGTCACGTTCCGGCTTCTCTACGTCTGGTTCGTGATCAGCCACGATCACCGACGCATCCTGGTCGTGTCGGTCAAGCGGTGGAAAAAGGATCTCCGACAATTTGATCAGTTGATGTCCG
- a CDS encoding nucleotidyltransferase domain-containing protein: protein MSTRTDGAYGPEIQDPRLGEVLRRLVDAYRPETIDLFGSYARGDVGPDSDYDLMVVVSDDAPPERRRSRLAYERLWGTGIAADVLVWTRSRFDSRLPLRASLPATVMREGRLLYAA, encoded by the coding sequence ATGAGCACGCGAACGGATGGAGCGTACGGACCGGAGATCCAGGATCCCCGGCTCGGCGAGGTGCTCAGGCGCCTCGTCGATGCGTACCGTCCAGAGACGATCGACCTCTTCGGGTCGTACGCTCGCGGGGATGTGGGCCCGGACAGCGATTACGACCTCATGGTCGTGGTGTCGGATGACGCTCCGCCGGAACGCCGGCGCAGCCGACTGGCCTACGAACGCCTTTGGGGGACCGGTATCGCCGCTGATGTTCTCGTCTGGACGCGCAGTCGGTTCGACAGTCGTCTGCCGCTTCGCGCCTCGTTGCCGGCGACTGTGATGCGGGAAGGTAGGCTTCTCTATGCCGCATGA